In Rutidosis leptorrhynchoides isolate AG116_Rl617_1_P2 chromosome 2, CSIRO_AGI_Rlap_v1, whole genome shotgun sequence, one genomic interval encodes:
- the LOC139890264 gene encoding UDP-glycosyltransferase 75C1-like produces MTGPQKFLIVAYSGQGHINPSLLFAHRLLKMGIDVTFATSFSVIRHFDKKTTARGLTFAPFSDGHDNGMQPTTSLEQFVYDFSTKGSYAVSELINSATSKGQPFDHLVYTTVAPWGSTVAKAHNIKSTLLWCQPATILDIYYYYFNGHKDLISSNNNNTAFQVNFPGLPPLTIADLPSFFLPTNPKEHDFLIPLFKDHIDALKTSPRILINTFDSLEVEPLRAIDKIKFFPIGPLIPPDLLDGKQLSENLPSYIHWLNTKSKSSVVYVSFGSITNLSNNQAEEMSIGLLETRRPFLWVIRDSEQACKLQNIEQLKKQGMIVNWCSQVEVLRHESIGCFVTHCGWNSTLETIVGGVPLVAFPQWTDQGTNAKLIEDVWKIGVKVSKRDIDGIVEGHEIERCVEIVMKDEKMKKNIEKWSKLAKESLNKDDGSSIINLQTFLNDA; encoded by the coding sequence ATGACCGGCCCTCAAAAATTCTTAATTGTCGCTTATTCAGGCCAAGGCCACATCAACCCATCCCTTCTCTTCGCTCACCGCCTCCTAAAAATGGGTATCGATGTCACATTTGCAACTAGTTTCTCGGTCATTCGACACTTTGACAAAAAGACCACTGCTCGTGGGCTAACCTTTGCTCCATTCTCCGATGGCCACGATAATGGCATGCAACCAACTACTAGCCTAGAACAGTTTGTATATGACTTTTCTACAAAGGGTTCTTATGCTGTGTCAGAGCTCATAAACTCGGCCACATCAAAAGGTCAACCTTTTGACCATTTGGTCTATACCACTGTTGCACCTTGGGGTTCAACCGTGGCGAAAGCTCATAATATTAAGTCTACCCTTCTTTGGTGCCAACCAGCTACTATCTtggatatttactattattatttcaaTGGTCACAAAGATCTAATTTCAAGTAACAATAATAACACCGCATTTCAAGTAAACTTTCCAGGATTGCCCCCTTTAACCATAGCGGATCTACCCTCTTTTTTCTTGCCAACGAACCCTAAGGAACATGATTTTTTGATACCACTTTTCAAAGATCATATTGACGCACTCAAAACATCTCCAAGAATACTTATTAACACTTTTGATAGCTTAGAAGTTGAACCCCTTCGAGCAATTGATAAGATTAAATTCTTTCCAATTGGACCCTTGATTCCACCTGATTTGTTGGATGGGAAACAATTGTCCGAAAATTTGCCTAGTTACATACATTGGTTAAACACAAAATCAAAATCATCAGTTGTGTATGTTTCATTTGGAAGCATAACAAATTTGTCCAACAATCAAGCAGAGGAGATGTCAATTGGGTTGTTAGAGACTCGTCGACCATTTTTATGGGTGATAAGAGATAGTGAGCAAGCATGTAAATTGCAAAATATAGAGCAACTCAAAAAACAAGGGATGATAGTGAATTGGTGTTCACAAGTAGAAGTACTGCGACACGAATCAATAGGGTGTTTTGTGACACATTGTGGATGGAATTCGACGTTGGAGACAATTGTGGGAGGTGTTCCTTTGGTCGCGTTTCCACAATGGACCGATCAAGGGACGAACGCAAAATTGATTGAAGATGTGTGGAAAATAGGAGTTAAGGTTAGCAAAAGAGACATAGATGGAATAGTAGAAGGACATGAGATTGAGAGATGTGTGGAAATAGTGATGAAAGATGAAAAGATGAAGAAAAATATAGAGAAGTGGAGCAAGTTAGCAAAGGAAAGTCTTAACAAAGATGATGGATCATCCATAatcaaccttcaaactttcttgaatGATGCTTGA